In Archangium lipolyticum, the following are encoded in one genomic region:
- a CDS encoding winged helix-turn-helix domain-containing protein: MPKPTSPLPVTLPPDEARAFLVSHLGLATPAYPQGAEGVRALLRHLRHIQLDPLDVIGTNADLVALARVDGISKGDVYRHLYPGHAFEHWAKERCILPASAFPHYRERSLETPWWHIATRLERLPAKVLGAVLEELEAHGPLTAAELTDHGAVQPLDWSGWKGTGKASSMALEVLWTRCQIVVCGRGPGGKRYDVPHRALPDVARASVGYTGDEGFSRWALGERVEAAGLLSRVSGPHWSTLSSVRTSPLPDTLVREGVLEEIVLPGSPRRYLAPRGFRSRPVTPPDDRMRILGPLDPLLWDRALVKHLFGFEYVWEVYKPEEQRLWGWYVCPLLHRGQLVGRLEARVQDGVLRVEKLWREKGVKLDDTALDEALTRHARACGAVKVRRPRARVG, translated from the coding sequence ATGCCCAAGCCAACCTCCCCCCTTCCCGTGACACTACCCCCGGACGAGGCACGGGCCTTCCTCGTCAGCCACCTGGGGCTCGCCACACCCGCGTACCCCCAGGGTGCCGAGGGCGTTCGCGCCCTGCTGCGGCACCTGCGTCACATCCAGTTGGATCCGCTGGACGTCATCGGCACCAACGCGGACCTGGTCGCACTCGCGCGCGTGGACGGCATCTCCAAGGGCGATGTGTACCGCCACCTCTACCCGGGCCACGCCTTCGAGCACTGGGCCAAGGAGCGCTGCATCCTCCCCGCCAGTGCCTTCCCCCACTACCGCGAGCGCTCCCTCGAAACGCCCTGGTGGCACATCGCCACCCGCCTGGAGCGTCTCCCCGCGAAGGTGCTCGGCGCCGTGCTGGAGGAGCTCGAGGCCCATGGTCCCCTCACCGCTGCGGAGCTGACCGACCACGGCGCGGTGCAGCCTCTGGATTGGAGCGGATGGAAGGGCACTGGAAAGGCCAGCTCCATGGCACTCGAGGTGCTGTGGACGCGCTGTCAGATCGTCGTGTGCGGCCGGGGCCCCGGGGGCAAGCGCTATGACGTGCCGCACCGCGCCCTGCCGGACGTGGCACGGGCCTCCGTCGGCTACACCGGCGACGAGGGCTTCTCGCGCTGGGCCCTCGGGGAGCGCGTCGAGGCCGCGGGCCTTCTCTCCCGGGTGTCCGGGCCCCACTGGTCCACCCTGTCCTCCGTGCGCACCTCGCCGCTGCCCGACACGCTCGTGCGCGAGGGCGTGCTGGAGGAGATCGTCCTGCCGGGCTCGCCCCGCCGCTACCTCGCTCCCCGGGGCTTCCGCTCGCGGCCCGTGACTCCGCCGGACGATCGGATGCGAATCCTCGGCCCGTTGGATCCACTGCTGTGGGACCGCGCCCTGGTGAAGCACCTCTTCGGCTTCGAGTACGTCTGGGAGGTCTACAAGCCCGAGGAGCAGCGCCTCTGGGGCTGGTACGTGTGCCCCCTCCTGCACCGCGGCCAGCTGGTGGGGCGGCTCGAGGCACGCGTGCAGGACGGCGTCCTGCGTGTGGAGAAGTTGTGGAGAGAAAAGGGCGTGAAGCTGGACGACACGGCGCTCGACGAGGCCCTGACGCGCCATGCCAGGGCCTGCGGCGCGGTGAAGGTGCGCCGGCCCCGGGCCCGGGTGGGCTGA
- a CDS encoding tRNA1(Val) (adenine(37)-N6)-methyltransferase, which produces MPAPDETLDSIGTAGVRVLQRRSGYRFTLDAVLLAAFAATEGADAGGPLLELGAGSGVVSFLLACQFGLGPVDALELQPEVHARLVRAVALNACEGRVRPVLGDLREARSLFQPGAYAHVVSNPPFRPAHAGVRSPDEERAVSKQELACDAPSVVAAARHALAPGGRVSLVYPAARVAEVLALLVAAKLYPVALRFVHARVEAPATRFLVHAVRDRQRGLAVRPPLIAHGEGPGGYSPEVASLMEPPRAERD; this is translated from the coding sequence ATGCCCGCGCCGGACGAGACGCTCGACTCCATCGGCACCGCGGGCGTGCGGGTGTTGCAGCGCCGGAGCGGCTACCGCTTCACGTTGGACGCGGTGCTGCTCGCGGCCTTCGCGGCCACCGAGGGCGCGGACGCGGGAGGCCCGTTGTTGGAGCTCGGCGCGGGCAGTGGCGTGGTGTCCTTCCTGCTGGCGTGCCAGTTCGGCCTGGGGCCGGTGGACGCGCTGGAGCTGCAGCCCGAGGTACACGCGCGGCTGGTGCGTGCCGTGGCCCTCAATGCCTGCGAGGGGCGGGTGCGGCCCGTGCTCGGGGATCTGCGCGAGGCGCGCTCGCTGTTTCAACCCGGGGCCTACGCGCACGTGGTGTCCAACCCTCCGTTCCGCCCGGCGCACGCGGGAGTGCGCAGCCCGGACGAGGAGCGTGCCGTGTCCAAGCAGGAGCTGGCGTGTGACGCGCCCTCGGTGGTGGCGGCGGCCCGGCACGCGCTGGCACCGGGGGGACGGGTGAGCCTCGTGTACCCGGCGGCGCGCGTGGCGGAGGTGCTCGCGCTGCTCGTGGCGGCGAAGCTGTACCCGGTGGCCCTGCGCTTCGTGCACGCGCGCGTGGAGGCTCCGGCGACGCGCTTCCTCGTGCACGCGGTGCGAGACAGGCAGCGGGGGCTCGCGGTGCGCCCGCCGCTCATCGCCCACGGTGAGGGCCCCGGGGGCTACTCGCCCGAGGTGGCCTCGCTGATGGAGCCACCCCGGGCCGAGCGGGACTGA
- a CDS encoding alpha/beta hydrolase-fold protein, with product MTHTHPSRFTFLLLVALTALAGCEPKPDPTPTEQNYTDVQFNVTVPTETPVDATLLLKGEDPSFKGPSGQGLELTFQGGNTFSVKARLPKNKELTYTLQMTSPTAQVALDSAGAPVPARTVQVHENEEMVDFEVERWGPEGGHTGPLTVFIVAVPEITPPDAEIWLSGNQPELGNWNGAGVKLYKAVNNSYATSLSFPAGKSLAFKATRGSWETVEKSAEGQEVGDHLFKTGGGFERVSITVGSWADFGSVPPPQVLTGIIKYHRSVTPKDTTLKPRDIIVWLPPGYEDQNNTTRYPVLYMHDGQNLMDATTAAYKVEWGVDETAQKLVMEGKVEPLIIVGIYNAGNDRIAEYTHVPSPPKYPNGGKADAYGGFLVEELKPFIDKTYRTLPEGRHTGLAGSSLGGLVSLYLGMKYPDTFSRLGVVSPSVWWANKDIIARVKELRGHLSLRIWEDIGTAEGDSTQAETETVEDAAELRDALVAQGWVLDSDLKYTVVEGGTHNEAAWAARFGDILQYLYPPR from the coding sequence ATGACGCACACACATCCCTCGCGGTTCACGTTCCTCCTGCTGGTCGCGCTGACGGCCCTGGCCGGCTGCGAGCCCAAGCCCGACCCCACCCCCACCGAGCAGAACTACACCGACGTCCAGTTCAACGTGACGGTGCCCACCGAGACGCCCGTCGACGCCACCCTGCTGCTCAAGGGTGAGGATCCGTCGTTCAAAGGTCCCTCCGGACAAGGCCTGGAGCTCACCTTCCAGGGTGGCAACACCTTCTCCGTGAAGGCGAGGCTGCCCAAGAACAAGGAGCTCACCTACACCCTCCAGATGACCTCGCCGACCGCGCAGGTGGCGCTCGACTCGGCGGGGGCGCCGGTGCCCGCCCGGACCGTCCAGGTCCACGAGAACGAGGAGATGGTGGACTTCGAGGTGGAGCGCTGGGGTCCGGAGGGTGGCCACACCGGGCCGCTGACCGTCTTCATCGTCGCGGTCCCGGAGATCACCCCGCCGGACGCGGAGATCTGGCTGTCCGGCAACCAGCCCGAGCTGGGCAACTGGAACGGCGCGGGCGTGAAGCTCTACAAGGCGGTGAACAACAGCTACGCCACCTCGCTCTCCTTCCCGGCGGGCAAGTCGCTCGCCTTCAAGGCGACGCGCGGCTCGTGGGAGACGGTGGAGAAGAGCGCCGAGGGCCAGGAGGTGGGCGACCACCTCTTCAAGACGGGAGGAGGCTTCGAGCGCGTCTCCATCACGGTGGGCTCGTGGGCGGACTTCGGCAGCGTGCCGCCGCCGCAGGTGCTCACCGGCATCATCAAGTACCACCGCTCCGTCACGCCGAAGGACACCACGCTCAAGCCGCGCGACATCATCGTCTGGCTGCCGCCGGGCTACGAGGACCAGAACAACACGACGCGCTACCCGGTGCTGTACATGCATGACGGGCAGAACCTGATGGACGCCACCACGGCGGCGTACAAGGTGGAGTGGGGCGTGGACGAGACGGCTCAGAAGCTCGTCATGGAAGGCAAGGTGGAGCCCCTCATCATCGTGGGCATCTACAACGCGGGGAATGACCGCATCGCCGAGTACACGCACGTGCCCAGCCCGCCCAAGTACCCCAACGGCGGCAAGGCGGATGCGTATGGCGGCTTCCTCGTCGAGGAGCTCAAGCCGTTCATCGACAAGACGTACCGCACACTGCCCGAAGGGCGGCACACGGGCCTCGCGGGCTCGTCGCTGGGGGGCCTCGTGTCCCTGTACCTGGGCATGAAGTACCCGGACACGTTCTCCCGGCTGGGCGTCGTCTCGCCCTCGGTGTGGTGGGCCAACAAGGACATCATCGCCCGGGTGAAGGAGCTGCGCGGCCATCTGTCGCTGCGCATCTGGGAGGACATCGGCACCGCCGAGGGCGACAGCACCCAGGCGGAGACGGAGACGGTCGAGGACGCCGCGGAGCTGCGTGACGCGCTGGTGGCCCAGGGGTGGGTGCTCGACTCCGACCTGAAGTACACCGTGGTGGAGGGCGGCACGCACAACGAGGCGGCCTGGGCCGCGCGCTTCGGGGACATCCTCCAGTACCTGTACCCGCCCCGGTAA
- a CDS encoding beta propeller repeat protein has translation MKLWAVVLALCGLSGVYGCGGDAPGAQPPLSSETSDAGTGGTTGDGGNPQGDGGTSEDDAGMAVGNAFPLCNAEGWCWENPRPQGNHLKAVWAASANDVWMVGERGILQRWDGTGWTYFPSLTTGTLNSVWGSSRRDVWAVGEAGVVLHWDGTGWKTVQSGTNKTLYGVWASGPSDAWAVGEAGTLLHWNGSAWNVASVGTTSTFRSVWGASADDVWAVGGAASGGWVHHWNGTEWTSVSIPVTGSTLHDVWGSASGHVVAVGTSGKVLRWNGSAWSLVTTPYSAELTSVWTSGPDDIRATTTGAVIRYDGSSWSVASFPVQKVNAVGGTSAKDLWIVGDNGDVRHFDGLGWARRSEGENNQNLQGLLAFGADDIWAVGGTDAGVLHYDGEAWRTVSTGSDYRFKAMWGSAPNDVWAAGEIIYRWNGTTWSSAAAQSGLWLGGYNDVWGSGPSDVWTVGTNKVGRWNGSTWKVTSTTASTLTGLWGSGPDDVWVTGSDGLRRWNGTALTTVTLPSTAWLNDVWGSGPGDVWVVGRAGKAFHWNGTAWTDVSTPLGVELFSVRGNGAGAVWASGDNGTLLRWTGSGWATEDTGVNRPFRGVLPLGDQGLLVVGPGGTILRKRP, from the coding sequence ATGAAGCTTTGGGCCGTGGTGTTGGCGTTGTGTGGACTGTCCGGAGTGTATGGCTGTGGTGGCGATGCGCCAGGGGCGCAGCCACCCCTGTCCTCGGAAACGAGTGATGCCGGAACCGGTGGGACGACCGGTGACGGAGGCAACCCCCAGGGTGATGGGGGCACTTCGGAGGACGATGCGGGCATGGCGGTGGGGAATGCCTTTCCCCTCTGCAACGCTGAGGGCTGGTGCTGGGAGAATCCCCGGCCGCAGGGCAACCACCTGAAAGCCGTCTGGGCCGCCAGTGCCAATGACGTGTGGATGGTGGGCGAGCGCGGCATCCTCCAGCGCTGGGACGGGACGGGCTGGACGTACTTCCCCTCGCTGACCACCGGCACGCTGAACTCGGTGTGGGGCAGCAGCCGGCGCGACGTGTGGGCCGTGGGCGAGGCCGGCGTCGTGCTGCACTGGGACGGTACCGGCTGGAAGACGGTGCAGAGCGGCACGAACAAGACGCTGTACGGCGTGTGGGCCAGTGGCCCGAGCGACGCGTGGGCCGTGGGCGAGGCGGGCACCCTGCTGCACTGGAACGGCTCGGCCTGGAATGTGGCCTCGGTGGGAACCACGTCCACCTTCCGCTCCGTCTGGGGCGCGAGCGCGGACGACGTGTGGGCCGTGGGTGGGGCCGCCTCGGGTGGCTGGGTGCACCACTGGAACGGGACGGAGTGGACGTCCGTCTCCATTCCCGTCACGGGCAGCACCCTCCACGACGTCTGGGGCAGCGCGTCCGGTCATGTCGTGGCGGTGGGCACGAGCGGAAAGGTGCTGCGCTGGAACGGGAGTGCGTGGTCGCTCGTCACCACACCCTACAGCGCGGAGCTCACCTCCGTCTGGACCAGTGGTCCCGACGACATCCGGGCCACCACCACGGGCGCCGTCATCCGCTATGACGGCTCGAGCTGGTCCGTGGCTTCGTTCCCGGTGCAGAAGGTGAACGCCGTGGGAGGCACGAGCGCGAAGGATCTCTGGATCGTCGGGGACAATGGCGACGTGCGCCACTTCGACGGACTGGGCTGGGCGCGCAGGTCCGAGGGCGAGAACAACCAGAACCTCCAGGGCCTGCTGGCCTTTGGAGCCGACGACATCTGGGCGGTGGGCGGCACCGACGCGGGCGTGCTGCACTACGACGGCGAGGCCTGGCGGACGGTATCGACGGGCAGTGACTACCGCTTCAAGGCGATGTGGGGCAGTGCTCCCAACGATGTCTGGGCGGCCGGGGAGATCATCTATCGATGGAATGGCACGACGTGGAGCTCCGCCGCCGCGCAATCGGGGCTGTGGCTGGGCGGTTACAACGACGTGTGGGGCAGCGGCCCGAGTGACGTGTGGACGGTGGGCACCAACAAGGTGGGACGGTGGAACGGCTCCACCTGGAAGGTGACCTCCACGACGGCCTCGACCCTGACGGGCCTGTGGGGCAGCGGACCCGACGACGTGTGGGTGACGGGCAGCGATGGCCTGCGCCGCTGGAATGGCACCGCGCTGACGACGGTGACGCTGCCGTCCACGGCCTGGCTCAACGACGTGTGGGGCAGTGGGCCCGGCGACGTGTGGGTGGTGGGCAGGGCGGGCAAGGCCTTCCACTGGAATGGCACGGCCTGGACGGATGTCTCCACACCGCTCGGCGTGGAGCTGTTCTCCGTCCGAGGCAACGGGGCGGGAGCGGTCTGGGCCAGCGGGGACAATGGCACCCTGCTGCGCTGGACGGGCAGCGGCTGGGCCACCGAGGACACGGGGGTGAATCGCCCGTTCCGGGGCGTGCTGCCATTGGGTGACCAGGGCCTGCTCGTCGTCGGCCCCGGTGGCACCATCCTGCGCAAGAGACCCTGA
- a CDS encoding GNAT family N-acetyltransferase: MTAPRGEILFEIGEYRVRRLSEEDAPMLRELGERCLDHIELHYGSPPDPSQLIPDLLSDLPPGKTLADKFGMGVFDGAGRLVGGIDVIRDYPEPREWYLGLLVLDPGHRNHGLGAGLMNALTQWLRLREAAYLRLAVSEHNAAGQRFWTRLGFQPVKQVIAEFGNKQSVFHVLRRALETR, encoded by the coding sequence ATGACAGCTCCCAGGGGAGAGATCCTGTTCGAGATCGGGGAGTACCGGGTGCGGCGGCTCTCGGAGGAGGACGCGCCGATGCTCCGCGAGCTGGGAGAGCGCTGCCTGGATCACATCGAGTTGCACTACGGCTCGCCGCCCGATCCCTCTCAGCTGATCCCCGACCTGCTGTCGGACCTGCCTCCGGGCAAGACGCTCGCGGACAAGTTCGGCATGGGCGTCTTCGATGGCGCGGGCCGGTTGGTGGGAGGCATCGACGTCATCCGCGACTACCCGGAGCCGCGCGAGTGGTACCTGGGGTTGCTGGTGCTGGACCCCGGCCATCGCAATCATGGCCTGGGAGCGGGATTGATGAACGCGCTGACACAGTGGCTGCGACTGCGGGAGGCCGCGTACCTGCGCCTGGCGGTGTCGGAGCACAACGCGGCGGGCCAGCGCTTCTGGACGCGCCTGGGCTTCCAGCCCGTGAAGCAGGTCATCGCCGAGTTCGGCAACAAGCAGAGCGTGTTCCATGTGCTGCGCCGCGCACTGGAAACGCGATGA